GAGATCATGAACTCGCGTGCGGTCGCCTCCACGTGGGGGCTGCGCGGGTTGAGGACCAGGAACCGGACGTCCACGCCCTCCCGGATCCGCTGCTGCAACTCGGCCACGTTCAGGGCCGGCGTGTAGGCCAGGTTCGTCGCCGTCAGGAGGATGCTCCGTCGGGCTACTGCGGAAGTGTCCCTCGTTCCGGAGCGTCACCTGCGCGTCGTTGGCGAGCAGACTCCGGATCGCCTGGGCCGCCGCCAGCCCTTCGCTGGACGACCCGATGAAGACCCGTGCTCGCCGTGTCATCCGGCCTCCCGGTCGCGGCTCCACATGGCATCCGACCATGGCCCAGAACGGCATCCACGCCGTGTCACCTGCTCCTTCGCCGGCACTGCCGATCAGCGGTCGCCGTCGACCGATCGAGTCGCCGCCCGCCGCCGCCCGCCGTCGGGGCCGGCTCCCGGCGACGGCGCAGCCTGTTGACCCAAACGGCCGTCACCGACCCGCCATCCACGGGATCCTGCATCCGACGGGATGGGGGTGGCCTGGGTGACGAGAGCTGGTCGAGGTGCGGCGGTGCTGCTGCTCGGCGCCGTGCCACCGATGGTGGAGATGGCGGCGTTGGTCGGCTTCGGCCTCGGGGCGGCCCAGGCGCTCGCGCCGCAGTCGACGGCGATCTGGCCGTACGACTCGTATCACGACCTGCGGTGGTTGCTCGTCTACCACGATTCGTGGCCGGCCTTCGTCGCCGGACTGGTGGTGGTCGTCGTCGCCCGTGGCGTGTTGTCGGCCGGGCTGACCGCGCTGTCCTGGCCGGCGGAGACGCCGCGTCCTTCGATGCGCCAGCTGGTACGCCGCAACATCGAGGTCGCCGCGCTCGCCACGGTGATCATCTCGCCGTGGGCGGCGATCTCGGTGGCGTTCTCCGCGGTCGCGCTGTCCTGGTATCTCTTCGCCTCGGTGATACCCCTGTTGGTGATCGCCCCGTTCCTGCTACGCGCCGGCGTGACGGCGCACTGGTGGAAGGGGCTGCCGTCGGTTCAGCTGCTGCTCTGGTCCGTGGTCAACTTCCTGGTGATCACCGCGGCCGGCGCCGTGATCGTCAGCGTCCCGCAGTGGTGGCGGGTGCCGGTGGCCGGCCTCGCGGGGGTGGCCAACGGGCTGCTGTGGCGCACGACCGTGATCGCGGCCGTCCGGCACGAGCGGCCTCGCTGGGCGGCGGTGCCGGTGACACCGGTGGTCATCATCCTCACCATGGCCACCGCCGTCGCCGCGCCGTCACTGATCAGCGTGGCCTCCGGCACGACCGGTCGGTGGCGACCACCCGTCACGGCGGAGCCGCTGCCGGCCACCGTGCCGTACGCGGTCATCGTCCTCGCCGGCTTCGAGTCCGGCTGGGACGGGCAGCTGCCCGCGGACCCCCGGGTCGCGCACTTCTCCTACGCGGGCGTGACCCGGGACGGCCGACCCCTGCCGTACGCGCCGGAGGCGACCCACCGGTCACTGGACTCCAGCGCGGCGCTGCTCGCCGCGCAGGTCGACGCCCTGCACCGGCGTACCCGCCGCCCCGTCGCCCTCCTCGGAGAGAGCGAAGGGGCCCTGGTGATCCGCACCTACCTGGAGAAGTTCCCGCACAGCCCGGTCCAGGCGGCCCTCCTGTTCAGCCCGCTGATCTGGCCGGGACGGGCCTACTATCCGCCGCCCGGCCACGAGGGCTGGGGAACGGTCGCCGGATGGGAACTGCGGGTCATCGCCGCCCTGACGAACCTCACCAAGGCCGTCGACGCGAGCCCGGACGAGCCGTTCGTGCGCTCGGTCATCGTCGAGGCCCCCTTCTACCGCAACCGCATCCTGTGCCCGGTGCCCGGAATCCGCATGATGGCCTTCCTGCCGCTGGTCAGCGCCGCCGAGGCGCCCTCCGGGGAGTACTCCCGGATACCGGTCGTCGAGGTGCCGGCCCTGCACGGCGGCCTGCTCAACCGCCGCGCCATCCACGAACGCGCGATGCGGTTCCTGGCCGGGCAGCCGGTCACCCAGCCCTGGCGCGGCTACGTGGTGCTGCAGCGACTCGGCGCGGCCTGGCAGTCCCCGCCGCTGGTGCTGGCGGTCAACCCGATCTGGAGCACCTCCCGCGAGGGGGACCCGGCCCTGAGCGGCCGTATCTGCCAGCCCCGATGACATCGTGACGGACCGCGGCGGTCGACCCGCTCGCCGTGGTGGCGCCGCGCCCGGCGGACGACTCCGGGCGCCTGGTGCGCTGCCGCGCGCGGTCACCGGGTTCGATCCGTCGGGCGCCGCGCGGCTGGGGCAGCAGGGCGATGACCGGGGCCGTCAGAAGGAGGGGGGCGAGCCGAGGCTCCGAGGCGGCTCAGGGTCGGGAGAACAGGACCCACCGGTCCAGGTGTGGCAGCAGGTGCGCGTGCTCGCGCAGCGTGACGGCCGGTGTGGCGAGCGTGTTCTCGGCGAGCGTGTAGTGCTCGAACGCCAGACGCCACGCCTCGTCCGGGTCGGTGGGTGGCCGGGCGACCGTGAGCCAGGTCGTCACCTCCCACGCGGCGACCGGCTCCGCGCCGTATCGCTCGTACCAGCGGCGGGCCGCCGCGACCAGCAGGTCGTGACCGTACCCGCAGGCGTCGTGCAGAGCGTCGACGTAGGCGTAGACCGCCCACGGCTGCGCGACCGGCAGCAGCACGAGCGTCGCGCGCTCCTCGGTCGACCCGAACCAGTCCTGGACACCCGTGTCGGGCCCGACCAGGGGCTCGCGGCCACCTTCCCAACCGAACAGGTGCCGGTTGACGGCGATCTCCACCGGATCGGCGCCGGTGACGGCGGCGCGGATCTCCTGCGCGGCCGGGGCGTCGCCGTAACGGGCACGGGTGGCCTCGCGCTCGAGTTCGATCGTCTCGTCGACCCGGGCGACGAGGCCGTCGGGATAGTGCGCGTGTCGCTCGGCCAGCCGGGCGTCGACATCGATCGTCTCGGCCCGGGCCAGCACGCCCGCCGGGCTGCTGTCGGCGCCGTTGCTGCCCTCGTCGAAGTAGAACCGCGAGAACAGGCTCCCGTCGCGTGCCGCGTGCCGCGGGCACAGCACCGGCCAGCGACCCGTACGCGCGACCGCCGCCCGGGCCGCCGCCCACGCGTCGAGCATCTCGTCCGGGGACACGTCGACCAGCAGCGCCCGGCCCCCGCCGGCGGCGTCCAGCACGTACGCCTCCCGGCCGGCCAGGCCGGCGGTGTCGAGGATGGACTGTTCCCGTGGAGTCACGAGCGGAGCCTACCGACGCTCGGACGGGTCTGGGGACCTGCTGCCGTGGCGGCCGGGCGGGTTCGGGCGGCGGGCCGGGGCATGAGTCCGGGCTGAGCGGGATCGGCGCTGTCGCCGACCCGGGTCACGTACCAGCGGATGCGGACGCCGACGGGTTCGGTCCGCCCACCGTCCGCCGCCCTGGGCGACCGCACGACCGCGCCGCTGGGCCGGCCACCCCCCGACATTAATGAAAACGAAAACCGTTAAGATCCTGCGGACGGCAACCAAGGGGAGGATGGCATGGCGGTACCCAAGCGGAAGATGTCGCGGTCGAACACCCGGCACCGGCGCGCGCAGTGGAAGGCGAGCGTGCCCCCACTGACCCCCTGCCCCTGTCCCCGCAGGGAGATGGTGGTCCCGCACCGGGCCTGCGCGCACTGCGGCCTGTACAAGGGACGACAGGTGGTGGATCAGCCGTGACCGGCCGGCTGCCGGTGACGGTGCTGTCGGGATTCCTCGGCGCGGGGAAGACCAGCCTGCTCAACCACGTCCTGGCCAACCGGGACGGGCTGCGGGTGGCGGTGATCGTCAACGACATGAGCGAGGTGAACATCGACGCCGCGCTGGTGCGCGACGGCGCGACGCTGTCGCGCACCGAGGAGCGGCTGGTCGAGCTGACCAACGGGTGCATCTGCTGCACCCTGCGCGAGGACCTGCTCGACGAGGTGGCCCGGTTGGCGCGCCAGGGCCGCTTCGACTACCTGCTGATCGAGTCCAGCGGCATCTCCGAACCGATGCCGGTGGCCGCCACGTTCGCCTTCGGGGTGGAGGACGGGCAGGTCCTCGACGACCTGGCCCGGCTCGACACCACCGTCACGGTGGTCGACGCGGCGGGTCTGCTGGCCCGCGTCGAGGCGGGGGAGACGCTGCAGGCGCGCGGGCTGGCCGCGTACGAGGGCGACGACCGCAGCATCGCCGACCTGCTGGTCGACCAGATCGAGTTCGCCGACGTGCTGGTGGTCAACAAGACCGACCTGGTGGCCCCGGACGATCTGGCGGTGGTGCGGGCGCTGCTGACCCGGCTGAACCCGGCCGCCCGGCAGGTGCCCGCCGTACACGGGCGAGTGCCGCCGCGCGAGATCCTGCACACCGGCCGGTTCGACCTGGACCGCGCGGAGACCGCGCCCGGCTGGGTCGCCGAACTCAACGGCGCGCACGTGCCGGAGACCGAGGAGTACGGCATCTCCAGCATCGTGTTCCGTGACCACCGGCCGTTCCACCCGCAGCGGCTGTGGGACCTGCTGACCGGTGGCCTCGACGGCTACGGCGTGCTGCGGTCGAAGGGCTTCCTCTGGTTGGCCAGCCGTCCGGACGTGCAGGCCCTGTGGTCACAGGCCGGACCGTCCGGGCGCTGCGATCCGGTCGGCATCCCGGTGGCGGTGTCCGGGGACTGGCCACAGGATCCCGCCGAGCGGACGGAGCTGGAGTCCCGCTGGCACCCGGTCTTCGGTGACCGGCAGCAGGAACTGGTCCTCATCGGCGTCGGCCTGGACGGCGACGGCCTGCGCGCGGCGCTGACCGCCTGCCTGCTCACCGACGCCGAGATCGCCGCCGGGGAGCCCGCCTGGCGGGCCCTTGCCGACCCGTTCCCCGAATGGGACCTCGGCGACCTGCACGACCACGACATCGCCGAATCCGTCCCGGCCTGACGGTGCCGCCCGCCCTGACGCCGAAGGACGTCGCCCGGTG
This genomic interval from Micromonospora coxensis contains the following:
- a CDS encoding alpha/beta fold hydrolase domain-containing protein, with translation MVEMAALVGFGLGAAQALAPQSTAIWPYDSYHDLRWLLVYHDSWPAFVAGLVVVVVARGVLSAGLTALSWPAETPRPSMRQLVRRNIEVAALATVIISPWAAISVAFSAVALSWYLFASVIPLLVIAPFLLRAGVTAHWWKGLPSVQLLLWSVVNFLVITAAGAVIVSVPQWWRVPVAGLAGVANGLLWRTTVIAAVRHERPRWAAVPVTPVVIILTMATAVAAPSLISVASGTTGRWRPPVTAEPLPATVPYAVIVLAGFESGWDGQLPADPRVAHFSYAGVTRDGRPLPYAPEATHRSLDSSAALLAAQVDALHRRTRRPVALLGESEGALVIRTYLEKFPHSPVQAALLFSPLIWPGRAYYPPPGHEGWGTVAGWELRVIAALTNLTKAVDASPDEPFVRSVIVEAPFYRNRILCPVPGIRMMAFLPLVSAAEAPSGEYSRIPVVEVPALHGGLLNRRAIHERAMRFLAGQPVTQPWRGYVVLQRLGAAWQSPPLVLAVNPIWSTSREGDPALSGRICQPR
- a CDS encoding DUF4253 domain-containing protein; the encoded protein is MTPREQSILDTAGLAGREAYVLDAAGGGRALLVDVSPDEMLDAWAAARAAVARTGRWPVLCPRHAARDGSLFSRFYFDEGSNGADSSPAGVLARAETIDVDARLAERHAHYPDGLVARVDETIELEREATRARYGDAPAAQEIRAAVTGADPVEIAVNRHLFGWEGGREPLVGPDTGVQDWFGSTEERATLVLLPVAQPWAVYAYVDALHDACGYGHDLLVAAARRWYERYGAEPVAAWEVTTWLTVARPPTDPDEAWRLAFEHYTLAENTLATPAVTLREHAHLLPHLDRWVLFSRP
- the rpmF gene encoding 50S ribosomal protein L32, translating into MAVPKRKMSRSNTRHRRAQWKASVPPLTPCPCPRREMVVPHRACAHCGLYKGRQVVDQP
- a CDS encoding GTP-binding protein, whose protein sequence is MTGRLPVTVLSGFLGAGKTSLLNHVLANRDGLRVAVIVNDMSEVNIDAALVRDGATLSRTEERLVELTNGCICCTLREDLLDEVARLARQGRFDYLLIESSGISEPMPVAATFAFGVEDGQVLDDLARLDTTVTVVDAAGLLARVEAGETLQARGLAAYEGDDRSIADLLVDQIEFADVLVVNKTDLVAPDDLAVVRALLTRLNPAARQVPAVHGRVPPREILHTGRFDLDRAETAPGWVAELNGAHVPETEEYGISSIVFRDHRPFHPQRLWDLLTGGLDGYGVLRSKGFLWLASRPDVQALWSQAGPSGRCDPVGIPVAVSGDWPQDPAERTELESRWHPVFGDRQQELVLIGVGLDGDGLRAALTACLLTDAEIAAGEPAWRALADPFPEWDLGDLHDHDIAESVPA